Proteins found in one Paenibacillus borealis genomic segment:
- a CDS encoding DAK2 domain-containing protein — MSKRSINGTDFTAMVLFGAEKLQQHAEHVNSLNVFPVPDGDTGTNMNLTMTAGANELKKNNTASVGQCAGVLSKGLLMGARGNSGVILSQLFRGLGRYAAQYEELNTQQFAAALQTGVDTAYKAVVKPVEGTILTVAKEAARHAVYYARRTTDVTELMTEVLSKAKEALANTPELLPVLKQVGVVDSGGQGLVYIYEGFHQYLTSGSAAVQTPVQGQASVPAPIPAAVLTKPENVLSSVQSSAQSQLSTEDIEFLYDMEFFINRQLGASVKSDFDEEVFRKALSVNGDSIIVISDDETIKVHVHSKTPGEVLNLALMHGEITQIHILNMREQHRDLLTAGMDIAPMPDVFADIPEEKASVQSPAVPPADDLAPYGFIAVSSGDGISDIFRSLGVDAILAGGQTMNPSTEDFVNAISSISAKHIYILPNNSNIVLAAQQAKELLEGERDITVIPSKSIPQGISAAFAFQEEEAVDANTSNMLEAIAQVKSGQVTNAVRDTVIEELEIKAGQYIGISNSKIVAAADELLAVNKQLLASMLVNGDEIVTVLTGADAEADVTDALSTWLEETYPQVEVEVHDGGQPLYYYLFSVEP, encoded by the coding sequence TTGAGTAAGCGTTCTATAAACGGAACAGATTTTACCGCAATGGTACTATTTGGTGCGGAAAAGCTGCAGCAGCATGCGGAGCATGTCAATTCTTTAAATGTTTTTCCGGTTCCGGACGGAGATACGGGAACAAACATGAATCTGACGATGACCGCAGGCGCGAATGAATTGAAGAAAAATAATACTGCCTCTGTAGGCCAATGTGCAGGAGTGCTCTCCAAAGGACTCCTGATGGGCGCGCGGGGGAACTCCGGCGTTATTTTGTCGCAGTTATTCAGAGGTCTTGGACGTTATGCAGCCCAATATGAAGAATTGAACACGCAGCAGTTCGCTGCAGCACTGCAGACTGGCGTAGATACAGCCTACAAAGCAGTGGTTAAACCGGTTGAAGGTACGATCCTTACTGTCGCCAAAGAAGCTGCAAGACATGCAGTGTATTATGCGCGCCGCACTACGGATGTTACCGAGCTGATGACCGAAGTGCTGTCCAAAGCCAAGGAAGCGTTAGCCAATACACCGGAGCTTCTGCCTGTGCTCAAGCAGGTTGGTGTTGTGGATTCCGGCGGCCAGGGACTGGTCTACATCTATGAAGGTTTCCACCAGTATCTAACCAGCGGATCAGCCGCTGTGCAGACCCCTGTACAAGGACAAGCCTCAGTTCCTGCACCAATTCCTGCAGCGGTACTGACCAAACCTGAGAATGTATTGTCCTCCGTACAGTCTTCCGCGCAATCCCAGCTCTCTACGGAAGACATCGAATTTCTATATGATATGGAATTTTTCATCAACCGCCAGCTTGGCGCATCTGTGAAATCAGATTTTGATGAAGAAGTTTTTCGGAAAGCGTTGTCAGTTAACGGCGACTCTATTATTGTAATTTCGGATGATGAAACCATCAAGGTGCATGTTCATTCGAAGACTCCCGGAGAGGTGCTTAACCTGGCGCTGATGCACGGTGAGATCACGCAGATTCATATTCTTAACATGCGTGAGCAGCACCGCGATCTGCTGACCGCCGGAATGGATATTGCTCCAATGCCGGATGTATTCGCCGATATTCCGGAAGAGAAGGCCAGCGTGCAGTCGCCGGCGGTTCCTCCCGCGGATGATCTCGCACCATACGGCTTCATTGCAGTCTCTTCGGGCGATGGAATCTCCGATATCTTCCGCAGCCTGGGCGTGGATGCCATCCTGGCCGGCGGCCAGACGATGAATCCCAGCACGGAGGATTTCGTTAATGCGATCTCTTCCATTTCAGCGAAGCATATCTACATTCTGCCGAATAACTCCAATATCGTACTGGCTGCGCAGCAGGCCAAGGAACTGCTGGAGGGCGAACGTGACATCACGGTGATCCCGAGCAAGAGCATTCCTCAGGGAATCTCGGCCGCCTTTGCCTTCCAGGAAGAGGAAGCTGTTGATGCCAACACCAGCAACATGCTGGAGGCTATCGCACAGGTCAAATCGGGACAAGTTACCAACGCAGTGCGGGATACAGTCATTGAAGAGCTGGAGATCAAAGCCGGGCAGTATATCGGAATTTCGAACTCCAAGATCGTTGCTGCTGCCGATGAATTACTTGCGGTAAACAAGCAGCTGCTGGCAAGCATGCTGGTGAACGGTGACGAGATCGTTACGGTGCTGACTGGTGCGGATGCCGAAGCAGATGTTACGGATGCTCTCAGCACCTGGCTGGAAGAAACGTACCCGCAGGTAGAAGTTGAAGTTCATGATGGCGGCCAGCCGCTGTATTACTATCTTTTCTCAGTGGAGCCATAG
- the rsgA gene encoding ribosome small subunit-dependent GTPase A, whose amino-acid sequence MPEGIIIKALSGYYYVKPLRDGQIATEEEAVQCRGRGILKKKGIAPLVGDRIIYMLTENGEGMVDELLPRESELIRPQVANVKLAVLLFSVREPDMNLNLLDKFLVHIEHSGLDTLIVLTKQDLADDEGQATEAVKALYEQIGYEVMVTSSLNGSGADELRKRLGGIISVFSGQSGVGKSTLLNRLVPGLELETGEISLRLGRGRHTTRHVELMDIGNGGFVADTPGFSQLDFLELGVDELSECFREFASYAENCKFRGCSHLHEPGCKVIEALQDGDIAASRYEHYKLFYNEMKDKKRRY is encoded by the coding sequence ATGCCTGAAGGAATCATTATTAAAGCACTTAGCGGATATTATTATGTGAAGCCGCTCAGGGATGGACAGATCGCAACGGAGGAAGAGGCTGTACAGTGCCGGGGACGCGGGATTCTGAAGAAAAAAGGAATCGCTCCTCTGGTTGGTGACCGGATTATCTATATGCTGACTGAGAACGGGGAGGGCATGGTGGATGAACTCCTTCCCCGTGAATCCGAACTGATCCGTCCGCAGGTAGCGAACGTGAAGCTGGCCGTACTGCTGTTCTCTGTACGGGAACCGGATATGAACCTCAACCTGCTGGACAAATTTCTCGTTCATATCGAGCATTCGGGACTGGACACGCTGATTGTACTGACCAAGCAGGATCTGGCGGATGATGAAGGCCAGGCTACAGAAGCAGTCAAGGCTCTATATGAACAAATTGGCTATGAAGTGATGGTCACGAGCTCACTGAACGGATCAGGCGCTGATGAGCTGCGGAAGCGCCTGGGCGGAATCATCAGTGTATTCTCGGGCCAGTCCGGTGTAGGGAAGTCAACACTGTTGAACCGCCTAGTACCGGGCCTTGAGCTGGAGACAGGGGAAATCAGCCTGCGGCTCGGACGCGGGCGTCATACGACACGTCATGTTGAATTGATGGATATTGGAAATGGCGGATTCGTAGCCGATACACCAGGGTTCAGCCAGCTGGACTTTCTGGAGCTGGGTGTGGATGAATTGTCAGAATGCTTCCGTGAGTTCGCTTCCTATGCGGAGAACTGCAAATTCCGCGGCTGCAGCCATCTTCACGAACCGGGCTGCAAAGTTATCGAGGCATTGCAGGACGGAGATATAGCGGCCAGCCGCTATGAGCATTACAAGCTGTTCTACAACGAAATGAAAGATAAAAAGCGGAGGTACTAA
- the rpe gene encoding ribulose-phosphate 3-epimerase, which yields MVIIAPSILSADFAALGAEVAEAEASGADWIHVDVMDGHFVPNITLGPAITAAVKAHTSLPLDVHLMIENPERYIADFAAAGASVITVHAEACVHLHRVVHQIKELGLMAGVAINPGTPAAAVREVLEDVDLVLVMTVNPGFGGQAFIPRMLRKITQIREWAGEINHKGLRIEVDGGIAEATASLVAEAGADVLVAGNAVFGRSDRAGAIRVIREAADGAVL from the coding sequence ATGGTTATTATTGCTCCTTCTATATTGTCAGCAGATTTCGCAGCCCTTGGCGCAGAGGTTGCCGAAGCCGAAGCCAGCGGTGCGGATTGGATTCATGTAGATGTGATGGACGGTCATTTTGTGCCGAACATTACCCTGGGACCTGCCATTACGGCAGCGGTCAAAGCCCATACCTCCTTGCCGCTTGATGTTCATCTGATGATCGAGAATCCGGAACGGTATATTGCTGATTTTGCCGCTGCAGGAGCCTCTGTAATCACGGTACATGCGGAAGCTTGTGTGCATCTGCACCGTGTAGTTCATCAGATCAAAGAGCTCGGCCTGATGGCGGGTGTGGCGATTAATCCGGGTACCCCGGCAGCTGCTGTGCGTGAAGTGCTTGAGGATGTTGATTTGGTGCTGGTCATGACAGTCAATCCGGGATTTGGCGGACAGGCCTTCATCCCGCGTATGCTGCGTAAGATCACACAGATTCGCGAATGGGCCGGTGAGATCAATCATAAAGGGCTGCGGATTGAGGTGGACGGAGGGATAGCTGAAGCTACAGCATCTCTCGTAGCTGAAGCAGGAGCTGATGTTCTGGTAGCGGGCAATGCGGTCTTCGGACGCAGTGACCGTGCAGGTGCAATCCGGGTGATACGTGAGGCGGCGGATGGTGCTGTCCTTTAA
- the spoVM gene encoding stage V sporulation protein SpoVM yields the protein MKFYTFKLPRFLGGFVKAILNTFQKS from the coding sequence ATGAAATTTTACACGTTCAAGCTGCCAAGATTTTTGGGAGGTTTTGTTAAAGCGATTTTGAACACTTTTCAGAAAAGCTGA
- a CDS encoding DUF2500 domain-containing protein, which produces MNLTVSSSQGGFFSEGPFLLKLVLLLIAVFVAYTIARALKIWMTNNASPLESRVATAVTKRSEVWGGRGHAGTHTSYYVTFEFQNGSRKELEVKAKAYGLIVEGDRGELSSKGTRFKGFVRHSRRNL; this is translated from the coding sequence ATGAATCTTACAGTATCAAGCTCCCAGGGCGGCTTTTTCTCGGAAGGCCCGTTTTTATTAAAGCTGGTGCTGCTGCTGATCGCAGTTTTTGTTGCTTACACTATTGCCAGGGCACTGAAGATTTGGATGACCAATAATGCCAGCCCGCTCGAGTCGAGGGTGGCGACAGCTGTTACTAAACGGTCGGAAGTGTGGGGAGGCAGAGGGCATGCGGGTACTCACACCAGCTACTATGTAACCTTTGAATTCCAGAACGGGAGCCGGAAGGAGCTGGAAGTGAAAGCTAAAGCGTATGGTCTGATCGTTGAGGGAGACAGGGGGGAGCTGTCCAGCAAGGGAACCCGGTTCAAAGGATTCGTACGTCATAGCAGGCGTAACCTTTGA
- a CDS encoding DegV family protein, translated as MNRTLIVTDSTSDIPPALADQYGIEVVPLTLMFGEEAFRDNLDMTPEQFYERLPRSPQLPTTSQPSPVEYMNVYRSIQERYPGSPILSFHISSGLSGTYQSAVLAKSMLEEEGELITVVDSLSASYGFGFMVVEAARMAGQGKAPEEILEQVESLRKSRKLYFLVDTLEYLQKGGRIGKASAILGTLLNIKPILSIDAEGIIYAVEKVRGRKKAVARMIELFKADLPGVNKINVAVGHTAEPASGEEFLKELSGHFTIEEKVLTNIGPVVGSHVGNGTLAVFIWPA; from the coding sequence ATGAATCGTACCTTAATCGTTACCGACAGCACATCCGATATCCCGCCTGCCTTGGCGGATCAGTACGGCATTGAAGTCGTTCCGCTGACCCTGATGTTCGGCGAAGAGGCTTTCCGGGATAATCTGGATATGACTCCGGAGCAGTTCTATGAGCGTCTTCCCCGCTCGCCGCAATTGCCGACCACCTCACAGCCGTCGCCGGTCGAATATATGAACGTATACCGCAGTATTCAGGAACGTTATCCGGGAAGTCCGATCCTGTCCTTCCATATCTCCTCCGGACTTAGCGGAACCTATCAATCCGCAGTCCTGGCCAAATCCATGCTGGAAGAGGAGGGGGAGTTGATCACCGTGGTTGACTCCCTGTCCGCTTCATACGGATTCGGGTTCATGGTAGTGGAAGCCGCGAGAATGGCCGGTCAGGGCAAAGCGCCGGAGGAAATCCTGGAGCAGGTAGAGAGTCTGCGCAAATCGCGCAAGCTGTACTTCCTGGTGGATACGCTGGAGTATCTCCAGAAGGGAGGCAGAATCGGCAAAGCGTCCGCCATCCTGGGTACGCTGCTCAATATCAAGCCGATCCTGTCGATCGATGCAGAAGGAATCATCTATGCGGTAGAGAAGGTTAGAGGCCGCAAGAAGGCAGTTGCCCGCATGATCGAGCTGTTCAAGGCAGATCTGCCGGGTGTGAACAAAATCAATGTGGCCGTGGGTCATACGGCTGAACCGGCTTCCGGCGAAGAATTCCTCAAGGAATTGTCCGGGCATTTCACCATAGAAGAGAAGGTACTGACCAACATCGGCCCTGTCGTAGGCAGCCATGTCGGCAACGGGACCTTAGCCGTATTCATCTGGCCCGCCTAG
- a CDS encoding YitT family protein, with translation MKIRYRGAAPLRHSRILRLLSVIGGGLLAAVGLELFLMPHKLLPGGIAGLSALLSHLTEMRLGLFLFLFNLPFILMSRRQINLRFALYTMLGLVCLTAGSLALHHFPAAASEPLPAAIAGGLCLGFGLGISVRFGGITSGSEKQGVRLLNGGPPKSAEMGIMLFNCAILLFGGSLFGWDQAMYSIIAYLLAFEALRFSLRDLSLSQAVWITSSNCEEIRRKLQQSLDREVKLVRSTGPEGQPGTVFCLASRLEEEELASIVHGCDQDSKIVINAARSSRISALFRNHPPG, from the coding sequence TTGAAAATCAGATATAGAGGGGCTGCCCCCCTGCGTCATTCCAGAATACTTCGTCTGCTCTCCGTTATAGGCGGGGGATTGCTCGCTGCTGTAGGACTGGAACTGTTCCTCATGCCGCATAAGCTGCTCCCCGGCGGAATCGCCGGATTATCTGCTCTGCTGTCGCATCTGACCGAAATGCGTCTTGGCTTATTTCTGTTCCTGTTTAACCTTCCGTTCATTCTAATGTCGCGCAGACAGATTAATCTCCGCTTTGCCCTGTATACGATGCTCGGATTAGTCTGTCTGACGGCAGGCTCACTGGCCTTGCACCACTTTCCTGCAGCTGCCAGCGAACCCCTGCCCGCTGCTATAGCCGGCGGACTGTGCCTGGGGTTTGGACTTGGCATCTCTGTCCGTTTCGGAGGGATTACCAGCGGAAGCGAGAAGCAGGGAGTACGGCTGCTGAACGGCGGTCCGCCCAAATCTGCTGAAATGGGCATCATGCTGTTCAACTGTGCCATTCTGCTCTTTGGCGGTTCGTTATTCGGCTGGGATCAGGCCATGTACAGCATCATTGCTTATCTGCTAGCCTTTGAAGCCCTGCGCTTCTCGCTAAGGGACTTGTCCCTCTCACAGGCTGTCTGGATTACCAGCAGCAACTGTGAAGAGATCCGCCGCAAGCTTCAGCAGTCGCTTGACCGCGAAGTTAAACTCGTCAGGTCCACCGGCCCCGAGGGACAGCCGGGCACCGTCTTCTGCCTGGCGAGCAGACTGGAGGAAGAGGAACTGGCTTCCATCGTCCATGGATGCGACCAGGACAGCAAGATCGTCATCAACGCAGCCCGGAGCAGCCGGATTTCAGCGCTTTTCCGTAATCACCCGCCCGGATAA
- the recG gene encoding ATP-dependent DNA helicase RecG, translating into MVVALESIEVKQITGVSAQKQGELHAFGVFTVKDLLEYYPFRYEDFRPKSLSEVKHGDKATVVAKVIGIPVLQRFGGKSRMSCKMVAEPWMFTATWFNQHYAREQLTVGREVVLTGKWDQKRNQITVTNYEFPDRGEGKTGTLQPVYSVGGKITQSWIRKVINQGLQQYGELIPEILPHSIMRKYDFMSRKKAIATIHQPEDTREGQQGRRRMVYEELFLFQLKVQAFRVLNRGRMDGVVHTVDNATVRQFVRSLPFELTDAQKHVELEILHDMRSGYCMNRLLQGDVGSGKTVLAAIALYATVRSGFQGALMVPTEILAEQHMRSLTRMFETFGITVGLLTGSVTGRKRKDLLASLQLGMLDVVVGTHALIQDDVFFRSLGLVVTDEQHRFGVNQRSVLRRKGYNPDVLTMTATPIPRTLAITVFGDMDVSTLSERPKGRVPITTYWVKPDLMERVLNLISREIEQGRQAYLICPLIEESEKLDVQNAIDLHVQMSQAFPDYKVGLLHGRMTPAEKDEVMRAFYSNEVQLLVSTTVVEVGVDVPNATLMIIMDADRFGLSQLHQLRGRVGRGEHASYCVLMADPKSEIGRERMTAMTDTDDGFEVSRRDLELRGPGDFFGTKQSGLPEFRLADMTADFETLELARDDAAELLRDAAFWTSADYAPLRGYLQQEQIFQGDLID; encoded by the coding sequence ATGGTGGTGGCTTTGGAATCAATTGAAGTGAAACAAATAACTGGCGTGAGCGCTCAAAAGCAAGGCGAGCTTCACGCCTTTGGCGTCTTTACAGTGAAGGATTTACTGGAATACTACCCCTTCCGTTATGAGGATTTCCGGCCTAAGTCTCTTAGTGAAGTTAAGCATGGCGATAAAGCAACCGTCGTAGCTAAGGTGATCGGCATACCGGTGCTGCAGCGCTTCGGGGGCAAATCACGTATGAGCTGCAAGATGGTGGCCGAGCCGTGGATGTTCACGGCAACCTGGTTCAACCAGCATTATGCGCGGGAGCAGCTGACAGTGGGCCGTGAAGTAGTCCTTACCGGGAAATGGGATCAGAAACGCAATCAGATTACCGTAACCAATTATGAATTTCCGGACCGCGGAGAAGGCAAGACAGGGACCCTGCAGCCGGTGTACTCTGTGGGCGGCAAAATCACGCAGTCCTGGATCCGCAAGGTCATTAATCAGGGCCTGCAGCAGTACGGGGAGCTGATTCCGGAAATACTGCCGCACAGTATTATGCGCAAGTATGATTTCATGTCGCGTAAAAAGGCGATTGCTACGATCCACCAGCCGGAGGATACCCGGGAAGGCCAGCAGGGGCGCCGCAGAATGGTCTATGAAGAGCTGTTCCTGTTCCAGCTGAAGGTACAGGCCTTCCGGGTCCTTAACCGCGGCAGAATGGACGGTGTGGTCCATACGGTGGACAATGCGACAGTACGGCAGTTTGTCCGGAGCCTGCCGTTTGAGCTGACGGATGCCCAGAAGCATGTGGAGCTGGAGATTCTGCATGACATGCGTTCAGGGTACTGTATGAACCGGTTGCTCCAGGGGGATGTAGGCTCCGGCAAAACGGTACTGGCGGCGATCGCACTGTATGCCACTGTAAGGTCAGGGTTCCAGGGGGCACTGATGGTGCCGACTGAAATCCTGGCCGAGCAGCATATGCGCTCGCTCACGAGGATGTTTGAGACTTTCGGAATTACCGTTGGACTGCTGACCGGCAGTGTGACCGGACGCAAACGCAAGGATCTGCTGGCTTCCCTGCAGCTGGGAATGCTGGATGTTGTCGTCGGAACCCATGCGTTAATACAGGATGATGTCTTCTTCCGCAGCCTGGGGCTTGTAGTCACAGATGAGCAGCACAGGTTCGGGGTGAACCAGCGCAGCGTCCTGCGGCGCAAGGGCTACAATCCGGATGTGCTCACAATGACGGCAACCCCGATTCCGCGTACGCTGGCTATCACTGTTTTTGGCGACATGGATGTGTCTACGCTGTCGGAGCGGCCGAAGGGTCGGGTGCCCATTACGACCTACTGGGTGAAGCCTGATCTGATGGAGCGGGTGCTGAATCTGATCAGCCGCGAGATAGAGCAAGGCCGGCAGGCCTATCTGATCTGTCCGCTCATTGAGGAGTCGGAGAAGCTCGATGTGCAGAATGCAATTGATCTGCATGTTCAGATGTCTCAGGCTTTCCCGGACTACAAGGTAGGGCTGCTTCACGGGCGGATGACGCCTGCGGAGAAGGATGAAGTGATGCGTGCCTTCTACAGCAACGAAGTGCAGCTGCTGGTCTCTACGACGGTCGTAGAGGTGGGGGTAGACGTGCCGAATGCCACCCTGATGATCATCATGGATGCCGACCGCTTCGGCCTGTCCCAGCTGCACCAGCTGCGTGGACGGGTCGGCAGAGGGGAGCATGCTTCCTATTGCGTGCTGATGGCAGATCCCAAATCGGAGATTGGCAGAGAGCGGATGACGGCCATGACGGATACGGATGATGGCTTCGAGGTGTCCCGGCGTGATCTGGAGCTGCGGGGACCGGGGGATTTCTTCGGGACGAAGCAGAGCGGGCTGCCGGAATTCAGGCTGGCGGATATGACAGCCGATTTCGAAACGCTGGAGCTGGCTCGTGATGATGCTGCGGAGCTGCTGCGGGATGCCGCGTTCTGGACATCGGCGGATTATGCCCCGCTGCGCGGGTACTTACAGCAGGAGCAAATCTTCCAGGGGGATTTAATTGACTGA
- a CDS encoding stage VI sporulation protein F, with the protein MGYQQFGISPALVDRIKMKMKNPAVKERIKNMINGISKQELQNTAVVRRLVRNASAVMNEKLTSAQEDQIVKFVIAQKIDPSNTFHLIRLWGMFR; encoded by the coding sequence TTGGGTTATCAGCAGTTCGGAATTAGTCCTGCGCTGGTGGATCGCATTAAGATGAAGATGAAGAATCCGGCGGTTAAGGAACGTATCAAGAATATGATTAACGGGATTTCCAAGCAAGAGCTGCAGAACACTGCCGTTGTGCGCAGGCTGGTGCGCAACGCTTCTGCAGTGATGAATGAGAAGCTGACGTCGGCACAGGAAGACCAAATTGTGAAGTTTGTTATTGCCCAGAAAATCGATCCAAGCAATACATTTCATTTGATCCGCTTATGGGGGATGTTCCGCTGA
- the rpmB gene encoding 50S ribosomal protein L28, which translates to MSRKCTVTGKKPGSGNHVSHANNRNRRSWGVNVQKVRILVNGKPKRVYVSTRALKAGKVERV; encoded by the coding sequence ATGTCCCGCAAATGTACAGTAACAGGCAAGAAACCGGGCAGCGGCAACCACGTGTCTCACGCAAACAACCGCAACCGTCGCTCTTGGGGAGTTAACGTTCAGAAGGTCCGTATCCTAGTGAACGGCAAACCGAAACGCGTGTACGTCAGCACCCGTGCTTTGAAAGCCGGTAAAGTTGAACGCGTTTAG